In Panulirus ornatus isolate Po-2019 chromosome 18, ASM3632096v1, whole genome shotgun sequence, the DNA window TGAACTATCTGTTTATCATTCTGATATTCTCCAGTTACCAAACTGATCCAGGAGTTTGTGATACCTTCCACTcttacaaacagcctcgtaatGGCCCAGTAGTCTGCTGATGTTTCAGttctttgttttcctttataCATAAATGTTTCATTATTCACAATGAGAATTAGATGCATTAACACAGCTCACCTTCATGTCCAAGATACAAGTCCATCCAGTCAACAATTAGTCAACACCTACTGTCGGCAGCCATGTCTTCCTCCTTCCACAAAACTCCTCATAATATTCACCCACTTTCCATGTATCCCAAATGTTCGTAGTGTTTTCATAATGTATCGTACggttcctccagatccataacgcTACATGCAgttcattcacttcctccaggtatatatatacacaaattctTGAGGGTAAACAGCTGGTCCGCTTACCATCTTCCTCTACTGAAGTCACAtttatcctcccctccagttttcactcttctaaaacacggaacagagaaaggggccaagtgaggatttttaggttcagtcctctgttcttgacgctacctcgctaacgcggaaaatggcgaatacaaatatatatatatatatatatatatatatatatatatatatatatatatatatatatatatatatatatatatggtattgcagtggaatttattaaaaaagggggtgactgtattgttgactggttggtaaggttatttaatgtatgtatgactcatggtgaggtgcctgaggattggcggaatgcttgcatagtgccattgtacaaaggcaaaggggataagagtgagtgctcaaattacagaggtataagtttgttgagtattcctggtaaattatatgggaggggtattgagtgagagggtgaaggcatgtacagagcatcagattggggaagagcagtgtggtttcagaagtggtagaggatgtgtggatcaggtgtttgctttgaagaatgtatgtgagaaatacttagaaaagcaaatggatttgtatgtagcatttatggatctggagaaggcatatgatagagttgatagagatgctctgtggaaggtattaagaatatatggtgtgggaggcaagttgttagaagcagtgaaaagtttttatcgaggatgtaaggcatgtgtacgtgtaggaagagaggaaagtgattggttctcagtgaatgtaggtttgcggcaggggtgtgtgatgtctccatggttgtttaatttgtttatggatggggttgttagggaggtaaatgcaagagttttggaaagaggggcaagtatgaagtctgttggggatgagagagcttgggaagtgagtcagttgttgttcgctgatgatacagcgctggtggctgattcatgtgagaaactgcagaagctggtgactgagtttggtaaagtgtgtggaagaagaaagttaagagtaaatgtgaataagagcaaggttattaggtacagtagggttgagggtcaagtcaattgggaggtgagtttgaatggagaaaaactggaggaagtgaagtgttttagatatctgggagtggatctggcagcggatggaaccatggaagcggaagtggatcatagggtgggggagggggcgaaaattctgggggccttgaagaatgtatggaagtcgagaacattatctcggaaagcaaaaatgggtatgtttgaaggaatagtggttccaacaatgttgtatggttgcgaggcgtgggctatggatagagttgtgcgcaggaggatggatgtgctggaaatgagatgtttgaggacaatgtgtggtgtgaggtggtttgatcgagtgagtaacgtaagggtaagagagatgtgtggaaataaaaagagcgtggttgagagagcagaagagggtgttttgaagtggtttgggcacatggagagaatgagtgaggaaagattgaccaagaggatatatgtgtcggaggtggagggaacgaggagaagagggagaccaaattggaggtggaaagatggagtgaaaaagattttgtgtgatcggggcctgaacatgcaggagggtgaaaggagggcaaggaatagagtgaattggagtgatgtggtataccggggttgacgtgctgtcagtggattgaatcaaggcatgtgaagcgtctggggtaaaccatggaaagctgtgtaggtatgtatatttgcgtgtgtggacgtatgtatatacatgtgtatggggggggggggggttgggccatttctttcgtctgtttccttgcgctacctcgcaaacgcgggagacagcgacaaagtatgataaataaaataaaaaaaatgtgtgtgtgtgtgtgtgtgtgtgtgtgtgtgtgtgtgtgtgtgtgtgtgtgtatgtgtgtgtgtttgtgtgtgtgtgtgtgtgtgtgtgtgtagatttatTACATCACATATGATGACCGTTGGATATTTTCTCGAGAGAGTTCTGGTTTTACTCCAAGActccttttccaggagctcctgaactccaaggctgcgctacatgccgtagcagggaaatgatgaaatcctttggagagagaatttCTTAAACGAGACAGTAGTGTGTTCGTccacagacgatgatacagctgatGTGATAATGTTATCTGAGGAGGAGACAATTTAGAATAATGTCACTATGTGGGACACACATCTGTCTTGTCCTGGTCACTTTAACTTTGGTTTACACaaattattcattattcttttacTTTACACAGGTTTAAGAGGTATCTGGCGGGAATATAATTGTATTGACCTTTCTTGGATGATTATATTGATCACATCATGTGTTAGTGTGTTTGTATGCTGTTATGTAGGAACCATTACCTCAGTCGCTAGAAGATACTCCTCCATGTTGTCAGGTCTTCACTAACTACTAAAGCAAAACCCTCCTGCTCATCACATGAAGTACATGAATACTGTTCCTTAACTCTATCCGTGTCTTAGCTTCTATggttctatatctatctatctatctatccatctatctatctatggtcCACACTGAGCACcgccacacatcatgatcagtgTTGACAATGTCTGCAGGTAacgttggtgttgttggtgacgctggtggtggcggTCCTCGTTGCCCCCGGCCAGGGGAGGCGCTACGCCTACACTAAACCCAGATATCACTCGTCCAGATCACGTGTTGGTGTGAGTATAACGTTATGTTCCTGTATACAGACGTGTGGTATGTTATCATGTAATGTGTTTGTTCTACTTGCCTTGTGACGTACTGAAAAGTTCAAGTATCAACCTAGCTAAACTGCTGTTTCGTGATCAGTAAACATCTTTTGGCTAATATTACAAAATAATGCTGTAGTGTTGTGCTTTTGTTTGTACACTCACACAGTCATGGTTACAACCTAGACTTCAGGAATGTTACATAATGGTATTATCAGTCTGGAAGTAATTTATAGATAGCTGATGATTCAACAGTACATGATAATGAGATGGAATTAAAGGATCGTGTAAAGGAAAAACGCACTTCATGTTGTTGGAGTTGTGAAGACAAAGCTTATTAAGGAGATAAAGTCTCAGCTGTCTTGCCCAAGGCCTACATGGTATAACATGGTCGGGAAAAGAAGGCAAAGAAGGACTGAATCTCCTGCTAAGGTACAGGATATTGTGGGGGCGGCCCATGACACAATAAGGTACAGGATATTGTGGGGGCGGCCCATGACACAATACGGTACAGGATATTGTGGGGGCGGCCCATGACACAATAAGGTACAGGATATTGTGGGGGCGGCCCATGACACAATACGGTACAGGATATTGTGGGGGCGGCCCATGACACAATAAGGTACAGGATATTGTGGGGGCGGCCCATGACACAATACGGTACAGGATATTGTGGGGGCGGCCCATGACACAATAAGGTACAGGATATTGTGGGGGCGGCCCATGACACAATACGGTACAGGATATTGTGGGGGCGGCCCATGACACAATACGGTACAGGATATTGTGGGGGCGGCCCATGACACAATAAGGTACAGGATATTGTGGGGGCGGCCCATGACACAATACGATACAGGGTATTGTGGGGGCGGCCCATGACACAATAAGGTACAGGATATTGTGGGGGCGGCCCATGACACAATACGGTACAGGATATTGTGGGGGCGGCCCATGACACAATAAGTTGGGGAGAGATGTTGTTGGTGACCACAtatactctcactatgcatgtggcccatgtgaccacatactctcactatgcatgtggcccatgtgaCCAtatactctcactatgcatgtggcccatgtgaCCAtatactctcactatgcatgtggcccatgtgaCCAtatactctcactatgcatgtggcccatgtgaccacatactctcactatgcatgtggcccagcAGGGGAAACTGTGCATAGTGGGGTTGATCTTCCATGATCTCCAACTTTTGAACGATCCAGAACAAAtacagaatgataataatgaaggaaTAATCCAGATGATAAGTGGAACAGCAGAATACACTCTTCTGAGCGATGATGTAGTAGTGATTACTTCATTTATAGAGTGATACACTGGAGAAGTTCGGAATCTGATGGTGACACAGTCATGAAAACATTATCCTTTAAGAGTCTAAACAAGAACATTCCCCATACCATCATATCAGTAAGGACATTACAGTAAGAGAGACTAACACATCAACATTACTGGATCTTATTTTCGTACATAATGACGTGGACATTGAGAATATGATACACGATACACCACTTGCATACAGTGATCATGTATGGTTAAGTTTCATTATGTAGTAAATAACGATATAGAAATAACAGATATGGTTGTTCTCACACAATGACAATCAACTGGAGATACATCCACTCAAATCTTCCAACTTAAGCAAAATGTGATTTATCAAAATAAGTGAATCACTGAGAGACAATTGGTGCTAATGTAATGTCCTTACTTCATCTTACTTATGGTGTCATCGGCTTAGCTTATATGACGAAACCtctgtagaatttatcaaaacatcttcttatctGTGGCGAAAGTTTACAAGTAGAAAGATGCCATAAGAAAGTAAGGTTAATTCTGGCGAAGGTGTTATCaggaatctaacctaacctaacctaacctaacctaacctaactaacttaacttaacctaacctaacctaacctaacctaacctaatctaacctaacctaacctaacctaatctaacctaactaacttaacttaacctaacctaacctaacttaacctaatctaacctaacctaacctaacctaacctaacctaacctaacctaatctaacctaactaacttaacttaacctaacctaacctaacctaacctaacctaatctaacctaacctaacctaacctaacctaatctaacctaactaacttaagctaacctaacctaacctaatctaacctaacctaacctaacctaacctaacctaacctaggaatACCTATCACATATCATCTCCAGAGGCGGTGATGAGCTATATGAACAAGAGGTGCAGTTCTCCATGAAGGTAACTGGTTGTTAGTGAACATCCACCCGCAAGACTGTAGTATGTAGACTGTACTGTGATGCAGGTACAATGTTGTGCAGGAGTTAAGACCAGAGATTCCAAATACATGTCTCACCCCTGCACCATCGGTTCACCATTTCTGAAACACTTCTGCCTGACTATATGTATCTACCACCGACCCACTGTCACACTACCTACAACTCTCATGTGAAATTTCTATTGTTCTACGTTGAAGGCGCCAGTCACGGACAACAACCCACGTCAAAGCCGGGTCTTGATGGAAATGTAGTGAGaattgtgaaagggaaaaagaagagacaagggaaagtgtctgcgaatattggaggaagtgaaaaacctgtcttttaaaatgtgccacatcatagttattgggaaagacatgagaaggtagagagttccaaagctttgatgcgtagaaaaagaaagagttatcaaagcggcccacccttgagttgctgatggccacacaataatcatgtgacgcagcagcttgccgagtactgcaaggttggtctagctagtggtggggcacacaagcagccagctcttgggtgCAAAAACCAGCGTAATACCTCTATAGCTCACATATACTGATAGGATATAGATTCACATATGATAATTGAATCCATTGTTCACATCCAGTAATAGCACCAATGATTCTCATGTCGTCAACATGACGGAGTAACGTGTGTTTGTGTTGACCGTTGCAGTACGCACTGCGAGGAGCCCTGCCACACAAGACCCCATGTTGCTGGAACGGTTACGACATCAATGGTTACTCCAGGTGAGTCACCTCGTCCCTCAGGGCTACTCCAGGTGAGTGACCTCGTCCCTCAGGGCTACTCCAGGTGAGTCACCTCGTCCCTCAGGGCTACTCCAGGTGAGTCACCTCGTCCCTCAGGGCTACTCCAGGTGAGTGACCTCGTCCCTCAGGGCTACTCCAGGTGAGTGACCTCGTCCCTCAGGGCTACTCCAGGTGAGTCACCTCGTCCCTCAGGGCTACTCCAGGTGAGTGACCTCGTCCCTCAGGGCTACTCCAGGTGAGTGACCTCGTCCCTCAGGGCTACTCCAGGTGAGTGACCTCGTCCCTCAGGGCTACTTCAGGTGAGTGACCTCGTCCCTCAGGGCTACTCCAGGTGAGTGACCTCGTCCCTCAGGGCTACTCCAGGTGAGTGACCTCGTCCCTCAGGGCTACTCCAGGTGAGTGACCTCGTCCCTCAGGGCTACTCCAGGTGAATGACCTCGTCCCTCAGGGCTACTCCAGGTGTAGAGGTCAACGTTgctgacagtgacgcattcacgggccgctcgggATCGAGCCGGtttagattcgaatcctggtcacggtagttggcccacagtcaacccagctgttcatccttcctttcgGGGCtggtagataaaatgggtacctggcttagggtagtatgtgtatatatatatatatatatatatatatatatatatatatatatatatatatatatatatatatatatatatatatgtgtgtgtgtgtgtgtgtgtgtgtgtatgtgaaaaatacttagaaaagcaaatggatttgtgtttagcgtttatgtatctggagaaggcatatgatagagttgatagagatgctctgtggaaggtattaagaatatatggtgtgggaggcaagttgttagaagcagtgaaaagtttttatcgaggatgtaaggcatgtgtacgtgtaggaagagaggaaagtgattggttctcagtgaatgtaggtttgcggcaggggtgtgtgatgtctccatggttgtttaatttgtttatggatggggttgttagggaggtaaatgcaagagttttggaaagaggggcaagtatgaagtctgttggggatgagagagcttgggaagtgagtcagttgttgttcgctgatgatacagcgctggtggctgattcatgtgagaaactgcagaagctggtgacagagtttggtaaagtgtgtggaagaagaaagttaagagtaaatgtgaataagagcaaggttattaggtacagtagggttgagggtcaagtcaattgggaggtgagtttgaatggagaaaaactggaggaagtgaagtgttttagatatctgggagtggatctggcagcggatggaaccatggaagcggaagtggatcatagggtgggggagggggcgaaaattctgggggccctgaagaatgtgtggaagtcgagaacattatctcggaaagcaaaaatgggtatgtttgagggaatagtggttccaataatgttgtatggttgcgaggcgtgggctatggatagagttgtgcgcaggaggatggatgtgctggaaatgagatgtttgaggacaatgtatggtgtgaagtggtttgatcgagtgagtaacgtaagggtaagagagatgtgtggaaataaaaagagcgtggttgagagagcagaagagggtgttttgaagtggtttgggcacatggagagaatgagtgaggaaagattgaccaagaggatatatgtgtcggaggtggagggaacgaggagaagagggagaccaaattggaggtggaaagatggagtgaaaaagatttagtgtgatcggggcctgaacatgcaggagggtgaaaggagggcaagaaatagattgaattggagcgatgtggtataccggggttgacgtgctgtcagtggattgaatcaaggcatgtgaagcgtctggggtaaaccatggaaagctgtgtaggtatgtatatttgcgtgtgtggacgtgtgtatatacatgtgtatggggggggggggggttgggccatttctttcgtctgtttccttgcgctacctcgcaaacgcgggagatagcgacaaagtataataaaaaaaataaaatatatatatatatatatatatatatatatatatatatatatatatatatatatatatatatatatatataaccgacaAGCACCGAACATCCCACATCCCAGCTCAGTCTTCAACCCACCAGAAATCCGCTGGTCAgaagccacacttcccagacacacacgagtcacacctTCCCGTCTGCCACCTGGAGATCACccatcacaacaacactacacacaccgtgtcatcacaacaacactacacacaccgtgtcatcacaacaacactacacacaccgtgtcatcacaacaacactacacacaccgtgtcatcacaacaacactacacacaccgtGTCATCACATCCCAGGCCACGTCATGCACACCATGAAACCATCATAAAGAACATTTACCACTTAATTGCCCTACATTCtctacacacagacgcacacacatcataacattttatgacctgtggtcccgaccgatggacgtggccagctttctgagcGCTGCATGAGCCTCATGAAGATAAGAAGGACTCTTAGCTAGTATGACAAGTTTCTGGTCCACCGACCTTACACACTACCGCTGTCATCGTTAGTTAACGCAAGGTCCATCATCAGGAATGGTCGTGACGTGAGCCACCAGATGCCTGACCTTGGCGACACGTCCGTCATGTGATTCTCCTGACCTCGCTCGCAGAAGGGCGGCTTCAAGACTCCTGAAGGTGGGTAGCTCCTCCTGCTGAAGTGTTCTCCTTCCTGAGAGATTCCACCTATAGCCTGCCTCCCTGACCTCCCTCTCTGTGGTCACATGTCCATCATGCTGACCCATCCTTTGTGATGAGTAACACATCGTCCTCCGCACTCCATCTTCTCCCTCATGACACCATCACTGCACGACTCCCCACCCATGTTcagtgacctccccccccccccccccaattctctACAGGCACAGTATGACGTAATCCTGTATGATTAGCTCTGTACACCTAACGACCAATCACAGCCCTTGACCTCACGGGTCAACAAGTGCCGGGTTCCTCCAGTAATGACTTCAGTCTGTAAATTACTAAGAACGTATTGTCTGCTCTGGTGGCCGGTGAGCAGTGTGACCATCTCATACTCCATTTATTGTTAATCAGGATAATTCTTGCACCATTTACATGCTTCGAGATttagggaggttaggttaggtcactggCAAGAGCGGATTAGTTTAGattgattgggttaggttaggttaggttaggttaatatgTTTCCCGCACACGATGAGCTGATCATG includes these proteins:
- the LOC139755167 gene encoding uncharacterized protein isoform X2 — encoded protein: MHACVCACVGVAVYITLERDTGCIARVTDSQAQTSVKLAMAASCKVTLVLLVTLVVAVLVAPGQGRRYAYTKPRYHSSRSRVGYALRGALPHKTPCCWNGYDINGYSRNGRDVSHQMPDLGDTSVM